In Salvia miltiorrhiza cultivar Shanhuang (shh) chromosome 4, IMPLAD_Smil_shh, whole genome shotgun sequence, the DNA window CTCCAAACACGGTTCCCCATAACACTCTTTCATCTTCCACCATCATTTTTATCTCCTTCCATTTTGTTCACCGATCAAGAAAAATGGATCCATCTCATGCGAATAGAATTGCCAAAATTTTGAGAAATCTTTCTCAAAGTCATCCTGATCTATTCAACTTGGTTGCATCTATGAGTTATGACTCAACCGCCGTCGACGCCAAACCCTCAATCAGATGGAAACATCTCCATGCACAAATGTTCCAAGCATGAGTGATCCACGGAAAACCGCTTCTTCTCTGTCACCTCTTATAAAGGTACCGCCCTCTCCAATTCAAGGCTCCATTCCTTTGGGACCACAAGTCCGAGGCCAAGGTGGTCCGAGCTCGGGCAAAAAGACGAAGCCTGAGAAAGGATCTTCTTCGGGTCAAAAGCCGAAGAAAAGGAAATCAACAGTTGAGCCATCCATGCCTCGTCATCGCTCTAATCGAGTTTGGTCTCGAGGAACCTCATCGGTGTATAATCCTAACAAGAAACCTAAACCCACATTTGTGAGTTtggttgatgaagatgaagaacaTACTCAAACCGGCGGGAGACATCTGTAGGCACTTACATGGCTAGATATAGACTCACCTCGTACAGATGATCGTCTCTTCTACACTAAGGAACTCAAGAGGAGACGGAAGGGCTACAGCACTCGGATATGCTGGTCGGAAAAGAAGGTAGATCGTACTTCTTTTATCATGTACAATTTGATTGCATTTTTGGATAGTGTTTGTATGTTGCATACTATCTTCTATACAAGTCAATTTGTTGAAAAAGTTGTGAGATATGCATATGCTAACATGACTGCCAAATTTGGTACGGAGGAGTCAAGAGCATTTGGTAAAACTTATGTTAAGGGTAGGGTGTATACTTTAACTTCTAAGGTTATTAATGATGTTCTTCAAATGGAAAGTCGAGATGAGGCAGATGtctttgatgattttgatgagaTTGCACGTCACTTGACTGGTGGTAGAATCTCTAAATGGCCGGAACAAGAAATCCGGGTATCCTCTCTCACGGCATTCCCAATGCTCTCCACAAGATCTCCTTAACAAATTGGCTTCCCACGACCAACAACTCAATAATCACAAGAGATCAAGCTTCCATGATCTATCAATTGTCGTGCAGATTGCCTATTGATTTTGGCAGGATGGTCTTCCGACGAATACAACAAGAAGCAGCCAAAGCAAACAAAGGGCTCCTTCCTTACCCCTCTCTCATTTACACGGTGTTGGAGCATCAAGGCTTCATGATGGACAAAGATGATATACTATCTCGTCCTCAAAGTGTGTTCAAACTCTCGAGCAAGCATCTTGCTGCGGCTACTTTGAAAAATTTACCATGGGTCAATCCCAAAAATCCCGATCCTGAAGCACTTGTGGTGTCCAATGTTTTCACAACTGGACCAACATTACCCACCCCTACTGTCTTCCTCCAACAGGAACTCAATGACTACAAACGTCAAGTGAGATTCTTTGAATCTCATCTTGCCAAGGCGAAGGAGAAGGTAGAGATCTTGAAGTTTTTACCTTTTTCTGAAAAATTGGGAAATGGTAGTGGTGCAAGCACAAGCGGAGTGGGCCGAAGAGGAAGAGGCATGAATGATGCTGATGGAGGGTGACTTGAAGGATGAAAATTAAACATGATTGGTTGATATGTTTAATTTTTGAACTTTGTTTGTGTGTTTCTTAAGTTTGTTGATGGAAATGCTCAAACATTGTCTGGAGCATTTCTGGTTGGTTGATGTTTTGCGATGGACGCATATTTTTGTTTTCTCACATATATTTTTGTTCTACAATATCTTACTGGTTCTTCTGGTATTATATTGCTTCGTATATGTGATCTGGGGGGGATATGTTTTTGGTGGGAGAAAGGGATACACTTTTCATATCTTGATATTAGATTAAGGGGAAGATTTTGTTCTTTCTTTCTTAGTCAGATATCACTATTTGAGGAGGAGATAATCCTAAGGGGAGTTTAATAGTTAGGGGGAGTTTTTAGTTCTTGATTTTATTGTTATATTTAATTCTCTTCGGCTTATAtggttttgatgaagaaaaatgaaaaaaagggggagattgttagagttattttaactctaataatttaattaattcaatttataaattaatacctTTTAGTTTTATCTTCTTcattaattatcaaaataaGAGAATTAATGTAATATCGTACTTTTGGTCATTTATTCTAAGAGAATTTAATTTTGACTTTgtcaaaattaaattcaattttgattccatcaaaatcaaaattgatcAACAAAAGCGATTCCAATTTGTACAATTGATTTGCCGAAAATTGATCAAGGACATATCAACAATTATGGATTAAGTCAAGGAGTGAAGAATGAACTCAAGATTTGGAACAGAAGATAAGATCGGATGCAAATAGAAAAGAGAATAAGAGAAGACTATGCCTTCCTTGTTTTTAGGGGATGTTGGCTAATATGTTTAACCAATCCCTAAACTTGGGGAGCAAGAGCTCAACTCTAGCACCACGTTTGAAATCCTAAAGTGTCAGCCAAGTATTCTTGCCCATCAAACTTATtttcacatctataaataggggcAAAGCTCATTGCATTCGATACTAGTCCAAACTACAAGATATACAAGTGCAGGAGCTCAGAAGCTAATATTTGAATATCATTCACGACATCTAGTTCACAGCACACCTTGAGTGGGAGACTCATGTGTCTAACAAACTTTGAGTGGGAGACTCGTCTGTTAGGGCTAGTCGGTAGGTTTGATTGTTTAATATTATAGATTAGCTTCGTTCACAGTCTAGTTGTTGCTAGCATTAGTTGATAGGATTAGAAAGAATTTCTATTCTTTTCAACTCCAGTCAATAAATGGGATTCTATTGAGTGGTTCATGTATCTTAATTGTAAAAGGATTTTTATTGTGAACTTACAActgcaattaattaatattgcaGTATAAATATAATCCATTGTGCGTACTTTACTTTTCTGCTGCACTTTTGCTTTTCATAGATTGTTGAGTAAATTGTTTGATCATTTTTAATTACCTAACATATCTGGGTTTGCGAAAGCAACAAACTTTTagaattgatttcaaattgaaagttacccttttaatatattattgatttttactttcttcatttttttcctcattttctagGTAGAGcacatattttttcattttcatttaattatgttttgaaaAGAATATATAATACTCTCTTATCCCACTATAAGAGCATCTCTAATGGGAGGTGTGgcgcgtcgttttacaccaaaaatatccggcagtcagccggtatgcccacactgcgcagacaacAGCAAGCAAAATCGTCTCTCAAGGGATCAGcgagaattctcctaaaattcaACCTGCAAAGTAACTCAACAAACGAAATTTATGCGAAAATATTGAGAAAAtactaaatctaaaaataaataaataaaacccaaaAGAATTGCAATGGTTCTAATCCTAaagaataaatagaaaattccaacaattaataaaagattccagcaatcaattaagtccaccgtaacttaattattctgatcattgatgcaaatataactttaattcatgcaagcaaaccagttataatcaccgaagacgcttctgacgtgatcttatttctccttaattattcggtaatcagaaagacgcttcactaattactaccctaatcgaccgACAAGCGTAGGAGACACTCTATAGATTTAATGAGTCGACaacattaatatctagagaaacccgattcaaaaccaataaactctaatgcaggattattgaattaagactgcttttcccttgaccctgatgtgccaatttaccactaatcaaacctaaaccacgatTACgcatggccggttcaattggctgtATAATTAATTCCAACCCATTAAATATTACGCACTActtaatggattaaaacaattaatatcgaTAAACACGAAGAATCacagatacaagcataaaataaagtataagaacaaattagatctcacagaataatcttgCTAGTGCTTTATTAATCGTTGCTGGAATAAACGAAATTAGCTAGAGCgcataacaaaataaatcaaacaaaataaataaatacgagaaataaagaagaaagaagaaactTAAATAAACTGCTGAAAATCACGCCCCCAGGCTGCTCTCCAAAAAGTGGCGTGAATCATGTTCTCtatcatatatacatatatgtatatatatatattttatatatatatatatataataaacaaataaaccTAATCCTAATAATGAAGGAAAAAGAATGGCGCATAAGCCCAAAAAGAAAGGAACTTCAGCCCACTACAAAAAGTCAAAAACTCAGCCCACTAAAACAAAGTCAAAGGCAGCCATTAATAACTTCTCGTCGATTCAATTCTGGTTGCAATACACAGACGGTATGGGCACACCGTCCAGCCTTCACGCGCACAACTCTTTTTCTTCACAATTCAAGGCTTCAAAACTCTTCCTAAATTGAGCTTCCTTCTTCATAAGCTATCAAAAACCATCTAAAATCACTTAAGCTCATAAATCATACCAAAAGGATTATATATATCATAATGATGCATAGAAATCATATTAAAACGCCCAAAATAtatgcgtataaatacgcctaATCAAGGTGCTATAAGGGGCTTTATAAGTTATGATAATTCAAAgtttaacatattaaataatttataatattaagtaatatttttcttgaaattaaaatttagacattttttagtttcatatttttcttaattttaatattgtaatttttaaagTTACGTATTTCTATTTTTCATGTAACAATTTAATAATAGGACATTATGTAAATTATATAGAATAAtagcatattatatattataatttatctttaaaaaatactaaatcaatatatagtctcattttacatatatattttttaattttaaatttattttatatatcttttatatttattttagctaTAATTGTTAACGAGCAACAGAGGGCTCTTCTAGTTAATTAAAAATGCGATGGAGTTGAATATCAATATTTCTTCTATTAGTGGAATATGGAAttagttatttttaatttattaaaatattttattattatgaaaagattatggattcaaattttaatttattattcattCCTTAATGATCGTAAAGGATAATTATGaatacaatataattatgtaattatttttggAAATGTTGCACTTTGATAAAAATatccaattatatatatacataatactccctccgtcccacgaagcatgacacagtttccttttttgtctgtcccacgaagcatgacacgtttctaaaaatagcaaaaaatttaccctttattcacattttcacttttccaCCTATCACACTTAATACAcgaaataccaatttcttaattcccgtgccgaaaagaagtgtgtcatgcttcatgagCGGGAGGgaatatgtatatttatcactgctctatttttattttggcaCAAAAAGcgtttcttaattttttttaaaaattcaataaacaaataattatttaaaaaaaagccattcttaattaaaataagCGACACCGCTCGACCACTCGACCtcctttttctttctctctcttccttgAAGTCTAGCCCTGTTTTTGCCGGCGCACCGCCCTCTCTCTGCCGCCGCCGTTCATCATTTTCAGCGGCTGCTGGAGCAAATTTAAGGTTAAAATAATTGTTTTGTCTTACTGTGAAATTTGCTGCTGAATCAGTGCTTAAAGCTGTTATATTTGGATGTCGAATTTGGATGGTTTTGGACGTTTTAAAGCTTCGAGTATGCTTCTTGGTGCTCGATGGAAGAGTATTGCTTGCTTGGGTGGTTCTGTGAAGCTTTTGAGAATTATAGGAGAAAAGGATAGTGCTTTGCGCCTTCCACTTGTTCTATAAAATGCCTAATTGATGAGTTAACTAagaattcccaaattaattgccCTTCCATCGGTCCCCTCCTCCCAACGACCAGCCATGTCTCTTCTTCTTTGGTTTTCCTTCTGCTGATGATcgtttaaaattttatttgatttttattcatGAGTTGATTTTAATACATATAACGAAATTGGGGTATATAGGTTGTGGATAATTTGTACTTCCAGTTTGAATGGAGGAgaaatacattatttttttgttttttttttttatatcttttgcttCCATTTAAATGCAATTAACGGTAGCTATTGTCTTACCTTATTGCCTAACTAGAAAGAAACTCTAGTTTTTCCTTAGTTAAACTTTCCTTCAAAATGTATGTTTGCTTATATCATGACTATAATAATTAGATGATGATTCTCATAGTTGCTATATTGCCTCAAGATCCTTTGTCTTGAGTGTACCATTTACCTCATTTTATCTTTCAGTTTTTTCGCTCTCTATTTCTCTGATATGTTTGTTGCCATATCTATGGTTCATTATCATGTATGAATTTCCATACTGTACACCTTCTAGACATTGGTTTTGACGTTATATTTGTTTGAAATGGGATGCCATTGATCCACTGGTCAGTATTGTTGAACATTGTTGAACTTATTTGCACCCCCTGTTACCTTGTGTCAGAAACTTGAACGAAAGGCAGCACCAATTGATCGAGGAGTTGATAAGGGGCTGCTGCAGGAGCGTCGGCCTGAACTGAAAGGTAACTGTATAATGTGAAATCTAGATAGGCAGTAGGAGAGAAAGTAATTAAACTTTACTGTGAAAATCTTTCATAGACTTTAGTGCTATTCCCTTGAGGTGATTGTGAAGATCTCATCATGCTTATATAATGTATATACTTTAAAGGTTGAACCAGAGGATCAAACTCCGAGGAAGCAGAATAGGATCCGCATTGAAGCTCAAGACACGGCCATAAGTATATTGAGAGTATATGAACAATCAATAAAAGGAGCGGTTCAGTAGTAATTGAAGTTATAGTTGGAGAAACCAAGAACAAGTATTTTGATGGCTGACCACTCCGACGATATAGACCAACTTCTTGACAGTAAGAggaataacccctttatgttgTTCTTTTTCTCCTTGTTTTCTtggattttgtatttatttggATGAATATGGAGACGGGCTGAACCCCAGCCAGTTGATTTTAAATACGTTTTCAAAACAATTTTCAGGTGCTTTGGATGATTTCCAGAGCCTTAATCTCACATCTTCTGTTCAAAGGTATAATCTTCATCTTTCCATAAATTACGtagttttctttcttttctttgattggGTTGTAGAGAATCAAGTGGATTGTGCTTTATGTTTTGGTTCAGGGCTGTGATTGATTAAGGAttgtattatttaattatatattcacTTCTGGATTTCTTTCATGTAGACGTGTATATTGATATTTGTTTTGTGGGATTATAGAGGTGTGGATGATAATGGTTATAAAAATGGAGAGGGTTGTTCATTGACTAGTGGAAACGTTCAAGGGTTAGGGATGGGGTTGCCTGAtttgaaaatcaagaaaaaggGTAAACAAAAGGTACAACCATCGAAGCGAGAATCACACATTACGGAAGCACTTGATCAGCTGAGAGAGCAAACTAGGGAGGCGGTGAAAGGGTTGGAATCGGTGTCTGGGCCTCGACCCCCAATGGCTGGAGATGGCTTTGGTGGAGACCCGATGATGGAGGATTGGGTCAAGCAGTTTGAGGAGCTTGCAGGCTCACAGGTTAGTATAGCTTACTAAATTTAATGTAGTTTATGGTTTTTACTTGATGGTTTTTTGCCGTTTCATAAGtggattttggtttttgttCAATAGCAATTCTCGAGTTGAATATGGCTGCTCATGGTTTCTTTAGAAAGAACGAACAGTTGGTCCTTCCCTGCAGTTCCTTTTAAATTAAGAACATTTTTATCATTCAAATCGGAATGTGTAGGTATTTTCTGATCAAATTCTAACCTATTCATATTTCCAACCATCAGAGGGGCTCCCAACCTTTTTAACAACATTTGATAGGAATATAATtcacaataaaattatttaattggaAAATGCTGCAAGTGGGCACATTTTTGTTAAACACCCAATGTTGTGAAAAGCTTAAGGCGGGATTGAGGCGTTTTGCCTCGTCGAGCGAGGTGGTAAGCCTCGAGGTGGTTTGAGGCGTAAGCCTCACACCGagcaacaacaaaaataatcataataattataaacaatGAATAGCACCATAtagcaataaaaaaatatataaattacttcTCCGTCCTagtttttagtatccatttgagagtaGCACGAGTTTTAGTAAAGTGGTtgagtgttgtgagtgaaataagggtcccaccttttatgtgagtgttaaaataattaaagtggagcaaGGGTCTCAcctacttttattaaaaatagaaatggatactaaaatgtgggataaccaaaaaagaaaagttggatactaaaagctgggatgGGACGTAGGGAGTATAAATGTATTAAGtcttaaaataaacaaaataaattattgctTCTCTTGACCCCCGGTAGCATCATCATCCACGTGCATAAGGAACTTATGTATCGGCTTTTTTATGCTTCTTGTGtcatcatcaa includes these proteins:
- the LOC131020006 gene encoding peroxisome biogenesis protein 19-2 isoform X1; protein product: MADHSDDIDQLLDSALDDFQSLNLTSSVQRGVDDNGYKNGEGCSLTSGNVQGLGMGLPDLKIKKKGKQKVQPSKRESHITEALDQLREQTREAVKGLESVSGPRPPMAGDGFGGDPMMEDWVKQFEELAGSQDMESIVETMMQQLLSKEILYEPMKEIGERYPTWLEENKGKLTDEEYARYSHQYQFIKDLNQVYEAEPENFNKIVELMQKMQECGQPPNDIVQELAPDFDLSNLGQLSPEMFESQQNCRIM